The Alistipes megaguti sequence TCGCTCTCGGAGGAGTGCCGTCTGGTCGGCCTCCGATAGAGGATCCGAATTCCCCGACGTACGACAAACCTGAAAAAGCCCCGGAGATGTTCCGGGGCTTTTTTTGGTACAGGGGGGGGGACGGTCGGAATCGGACCGGGTGCCAGACCGACGGCCAGATGGCCCAGCCGTCAGAAGGTGAAGAAGTAGTTCATGAAGAAGTTCCAGAAGGTCACCACACCGATGGCGAAGAGCTTGGCCAGATAGAAGTTCAGCTTGAAACGCCCGTGCAACAGATAGATCGTGGCGTTGTTAATCGCCAGACCGACGAGCGAAATACCCAGAAAACGCAGATACTGCCCCGCAATGTCGGGATTCTCGTTGTGGAAGGTCCAGACCCGGTTGAGAATGTAGTTCGTGGTGGCGGCGCAGAGAAAACCCGCCGAATTGGCCAC is a genomic window containing:
- a CDS encoding GtrA family protein — encoded protein: MIEQFLKFCVVGGSGVFVDFGITYVCKEWLRLNKYVANSAGFLCAATTNYILNRVWTFHNENPDIAGQYLRFLGISLVGLAINNATIYLLHGRFKLNFYLAKLFAIGVVTFWNFFMNYFFTF